From the genome of Actinacidiphila yeochonensis CN732, one region includes:
- a CDS encoding DUF4865 family protein, translating to MHGMNYRVTLPADYDMGVIRRRVATRGHLLDDFPGLGQKAYLIRERGREGSPVNEYAPFYLWNTPQGMNSFLWGPGFRSLADDFGRPVVEHWTGLGFTRGPAVGQAPRAAARTSRPLARDTDLPEVIARELAEVAELGRSSGLHSAALLVDPRHWELLRFTLWEDAAPEDGPGAERFEVLHLSRPGLDAIQEGRQW from the coding sequence GTGCACGGCATGAACTACCGCGTCACCCTGCCCGCCGACTACGACATGGGCGTCATCCGCCGCCGGGTGGCCACCCGGGGACACCTGCTGGACGACTTCCCGGGCCTGGGGCAGAAGGCGTATCTGATCCGGGAGCGCGGCCGCGAGGGCTCGCCCGTCAACGAGTACGCCCCCTTCTACCTATGGAACACCCCCCAGGGCATGAACAGCTTCCTGTGGGGCCCCGGATTCCGTTCCCTGGCCGACGACTTCGGGCGCCCGGTCGTCGAGCACTGGACCGGTCTCGGCTTCACCCGCGGACCGGCGGTGGGGCAGGCGCCCCGGGCCGCCGCCCGCACGTCCCGCCCGCTGGCGCGGGACACGGACCTGCCGGAGGTCATCGCCCGCGAGCTGGCGGAGGTCGCCGAGCTGGGGCGGAGCTCCGGCCTGCACTCGGCCGCGCTGCTGGTCGACCCCCGCCACTGGGAGCTCCTGCGCTTCACCCTCTGGGAGGACGCCGCGCCCGAGGACGGGCCCGGCGCCGAACGCTTCGAGGTGCTGCACCTGTCCCGCCCGGGCCTCGACGCGATCCAGGAGGGACGGCAGTGGTGA
- a CDS encoding serine/threonine-protein kinase: protein MTAGQQQERQGGDAPPQERVPEPALRRAQEAARETVQGQSAGRAAGTPNGGRGYAGPRGEAGPRDLRELRRPSGADTGTDVLEPAGPGTGDADTAYPPGRHPDLSAPYRTGPAVPSAVAVVQGRYRLHELIGRGGMGEVWRALDESLGRRVAVKCLKPLGHSGDASFTRVLRERFRREARVAASLQHRGITVVHDFGEHDGLLFLVMELLDGRNLRQALDDGQRRPLPVPEVADIAEQVTAALAYTHAQGVVHRDLKPANVIRLTDGTVKICDFGIARLGHEIGFTSRLTGTGVAMGTPQYMSPEQIGDSEVDHRSDLYSLGCVLYELATGRPPFDQDDAWSILVSHRDAVPEPPRALRPELPAALEELILHLLAKDPADRPQDAADVATRLRSARSAPGAGRPVVGAEGPPPDWARTLSAGPAARSTLRALPPAPAHHELTGVWSTRATGAHPDPAEVGTLDARQSEAADHGRIGNWQQSYDLHTAVAADRDRLQGTEHPDTLASRHEAAYCLARLGRTEESLRLYSYVAEVRRRVFGPDHAATLAARHEAAYALSVLGRRLEAHQEFSAVLAGYGRTLGADHPDGLRCKHNLAYNLGELGRTEEAHTAAEEVYAARSRALGADHPETLSSRFEVGYTLGRAGRWSEALAVHREVAAARSRLLGPCHPHTLAADYETGICLGRLGRPREALELYERLVADLVRTAGSADEETLRARQAFGVNLGRLGLWDRALAEARDVAAVRQRVLGHAHPDTLVSKREIAVCLGWLGRWSEALAVYHEVAEAREAVLGPVHPDTLTSRNDEARCLEHLGRDDEAQVLYRKVAAHHDGLEAL, encoded by the coding sequence ATGACGGCTGGACAGCAGCAGGAACGGCAGGGCGGGGACGCCCCGCCGCAGGAACGGGTGCCGGAACCGGCACTCCGACGGGCACAGGAGGCCGCACGGGAAACGGTCCAGGGGCAGTCGGCGGGCCGCGCCGCCGGGACGCCGAACGGCGGCCGAGGGTACGCGGGGCCGCGCGGCGAGGCGGGCCCGCGCGACCTGCGTGAGCTGCGCAGGCCGTCCGGAGCCGACACCGGCACGGACGTCCTGGAGCCGGCGGGCCCCGGCACCGGAGATGCTGACACCGCGTACCCGCCTGGCCGGCACCCGGACCTCTCCGCCCCGTACCGCACGGGGCCCGCGGTGCCCTCGGCCGTCGCGGTCGTCCAGGGCCGCTACCGGCTGCACGAACTCATCGGACGCGGCGGCATGGGTGAGGTGTGGCGTGCCCTCGACGAGTCCCTGGGCCGCCGCGTGGCCGTCAAGTGCCTCAAACCGCTGGGCCATTCCGGTGATGCCTCGTTCACCCGCGTGCTGCGCGAGCGGTTCCGCCGAGAGGCCAGGGTCGCGGCCTCCCTCCAGCACCGCGGCATCACCGTCGTCCACGACTTCGGCGAGCACGACGGGCTGCTCTTCCTGGTGATGGAGCTGCTCGACGGCCGCAACCTGCGCCAGGCGCTGGACGACGGGCAGCGCCGGCCGCTGCCCGTGCCGGAGGTCGCCGACATCGCCGAGCAGGTGACCGCCGCCCTCGCCTACACCCACGCCCAGGGCGTCGTACACCGGGACCTCAAGCCCGCCAACGTCATCCGGCTGACCGACGGGACGGTGAAGATCTGCGACTTCGGCATCGCCCGCCTCGGCCACGAGATCGGCTTCACCTCCCGGCTGACCGGGACCGGTGTCGCCATGGGCACCCCGCAGTACATGTCGCCCGAGCAGATCGGCGACTCCGAGGTCGACCACCGCAGCGACCTGTACTCCCTGGGCTGCGTGCTCTACGAACTGGCCACCGGGCGACCGCCGTTCGACCAGGACGACGCCTGGTCGATCCTGGTCAGCCACCGCGACGCGGTACCGGAGCCGCCGCGCGCGCTGCGGCCCGAGCTGCCCGCGGCGCTGGAGGAGCTGATCCTCCACCTCCTCGCCAAGGACCCCGCCGACCGGCCCCAGGACGCGGCGGACGTCGCCACCCGTCTGAGGAGCGCCCGTTCCGCCCCCGGCGCCGGCCGCCCGGTGGTCGGGGCCGAGGGACCGCCGCCCGACTGGGCCCGGACGCTGAGCGCGGGCCCCGCCGCCCGCTCGACCCTGCGGGCCCTGCCCCCGGCGCCGGCCCACCACGAGCTGACCGGCGTCTGGTCCACCCGCGCCACCGGGGCGCACCCGGACCCGGCGGAGGTCGGCACCCTCGACGCCCGGCAGTCCGAGGCCGCCGACCACGGCCGGATCGGCAACTGGCAGCAGTCGTACGACCTGCACACCGCGGTGGCCGCCGACCGCGACCGGCTCCAGGGCACCGAGCACCCCGACACTCTCGCCAGCCGGCACGAGGCGGCCTACTGCCTGGCCCGCCTCGGCCGTACCGAGGAGTCCCTGCGCCTGTACTCCTACGTGGCCGAGGTCCGCCGCCGGGTGTTCGGGCCCGACCACGCCGCCACCCTCGCCGCCCGCCACGAGGCCGCCTACGCGCTCAGCGTCCTGGGCCGCCGTCTGGAGGCCCACCAGGAGTTCTCCGCCGTGCTCGCCGGCTACGGACGCACCCTCGGGGCCGACCACCCCGACGGGCTGCGGTGCAAGCACAACCTCGCCTACAACCTGGGCGAGCTGGGGCGGACGGAGGAGGCGCACACCGCCGCCGAGGAGGTGTACGCCGCCCGCAGCCGGGCGCTGGGAGCCGACCACCCGGAGACGCTGAGCAGCCGGTTCGAGGTCGGCTACACCCTCGGCCGGGCCGGCCGCTGGTCCGAGGCACTGGCCGTCCACCGCGAGGTGGCCGCCGCGCGCTCCAGGCTGCTGGGCCCCTGCCACCCGCACACGCTCGCCGCCGACTACGAGACCGGGATCTGCCTGGGCCGGCTCGGCCGTCCCCGGGAGGCGCTGGAGCTCTACGAGAGGCTGGTCGCCGACCTGGTCCGGACCGCCGGCTCCGCCGACGAGGAGACGCTGCGGGCCCGCCAGGCGTTCGGCGTCAACCTGGGCCGCCTCGGGCTGTGGGACCGGGCGCTGGCCGAGGCACGGGACGTGGCGGCCGTCCGGCAGCGGGTGCTGGGGCACGCCCACCCGGACACCCTGGTCAGCAAGCGCGAGATCGCGGTCTGCCTGGGCTGGCTCGGCCGCTGGTCCGAGGCGCTGGCCGTCTACCACGAGGTGGCCGAGGCCCGCGAGGCCGTGCTCGGCCCCGTCCACCCCGACACCCTCACCTCCCGCAACGACGAGGCGCGCTGCCTTGAGCACCTGGGGCGCGACGACGAGGCGCAGGTCCTGTACCGGAAGGTCGCCGCCCACCACGACGGCCTGGAGGCGCTGTAG
- a CDS encoding TetR/AcrR family transcriptional regulator has protein sequence MDTAERLITSTQQLLWERGYVGTSPRAIQELAGAGQGSMYHHFRGKPDLAVAAMRRSAADLRALVEAELAEGGSALESLAGYLTRERDPLRGCRVGRLSMDPDVVAAPELREPVQETFAWLRELLAGLVAEAVEAGELHPDLDPGQTASAVAAVVQGGYVLARAAGDRAPFDEAVRGALALLRASAPPTPPTATGRPDEGS, from the coding sequence ATGGACACCGCGGAACGGCTGATCACGAGCACGCAGCAACTCCTGTGGGAGCGGGGATACGTCGGGACCAGCCCCCGAGCCATCCAGGAGCTCGCGGGCGCCGGGCAGGGCAGCATGTACCACCACTTCAGGGGCAAGCCGGATCTGGCGGTGGCCGCGATGCGCCGCAGCGCCGCCGACCTGCGCGCCCTGGTGGAGGCCGAACTCGCCGAGGGCGGTTCGGCGTTGGAGTCCCTGGCCGGCTACCTGACCCGCGAGCGCGACCCGCTGCGCGGCTGCCGGGTGGGCAGGCTGTCGATGGACCCTGACGTGGTGGCCGCCCCGGAGCTGCGCGAGCCGGTCCAGGAGACCTTCGCCTGGCTGCGCGAGCTGCTGGCGGGACTCGTCGCCGAGGCGGTCGAGGCGGGCGAGCTGCACCCGGACCTGGACCCGGGGCAGACGGCGTCAGCCGTCGCGGCCGTCGTACAGGGCGGCTACGTCCTGGCCCGGGCGGCCGGCGACCGCGCGCCCTTCGACGAGGCCGTACGCGGCGCGCTCGCCCTGCTCCGCGCCTCCGCGCCGCCGACCCCGCCCACCGCCACCGGGCGGCCCGACGAAGGCTCCTGA
- a CDS encoding fluoride efflux transporter FluC: MPSDPRPPLAGEPVDPDVDLRVPEQRAETSPSPAPVLAVIAVGGVIGSCARYGAGLLWPTAAGAFPWTTLGINVVGCSVIGVLMVVITEVVTPHRLVRPFFGTGVLGGFTTFSTYANDVRGLIDGGNPRTGLAYMALTLLAALAGVWLAATATRRLLVHHREAR, from the coding sequence GTGCCCAGCGACCCCCGTCCTCCCCTGGCCGGCGAACCGGTCGACCCCGACGTCGACCTGCGCGTCCCGGAACAGCGTGCGGAGACGAGCCCCAGCCCCGCGCCGGTGCTCGCGGTGATCGCCGTGGGCGGTGTGATCGGCTCCTGCGCCCGCTACGGGGCCGGCCTGCTGTGGCCCACCGCCGCCGGCGCGTTCCCGTGGACGACGCTGGGGATCAACGTCGTCGGCTGCTCGGTCATCGGCGTGCTCATGGTGGTGATCACCGAGGTGGTCACACCGCACCGCCTGGTACGGCCGTTCTTCGGCACGGGCGTGCTCGGCGGTTTCACCACCTTCTCCACCTACGCCAACGACGTGCGGGGCCTGATCGACGGCGGCAACCCCCGTACCGGCCTGGCCTACATGGCCCTCACCCTTCTCGCGGCGCTCGCCGGGGTGTGGCTCGCGGCCACGGCCACCCGGCGGCTGCTCGTCCACCACCGGGAGGCACGGTGA
- a CDS encoding oxygenase MpaB family protein: MRDADPGLFGPGSVTWQLHGDPIMWVGGVRALYLQALHPRAVRGVAQNSDFRQDAWGRLLRTASFVGGTTYGTTLAAERAGARIRGIHRRLTATDPETGERFRIDDPELLLWVHCAEIDSYLSVARRSGYPLTDAHADAYVDEQREAARLVGLDPADVPADTAELARYFEKAEPLLATTPEAHDVLRFLKSPPVPAPLVPLRAALWGTLSAAAYAALPPYAHALYGTPPPSAAGTDRRLRALGRLLRAVPATGRWQLPPGHILKAVGRLGPGTHPSPRRLPPPRAGS; encoded by the coding sequence ATGCGTGACGCGGACCCCGGGCTCTTCGGGCCCGGCTCGGTGACCTGGCAGTTGCACGGCGACCCGATCATGTGGGTCGGCGGGGTACGCGCGCTCTACCTCCAGGCCCTGCATCCCCGCGCGGTCCGAGGCGTCGCCCAGAACTCCGACTTCCGGCAGGACGCCTGGGGCCGGCTGCTGCGTACGGCCTCCTTCGTCGGCGGGACCACCTACGGCACCACCCTCGCGGCCGAACGCGCCGGCGCCCGCATCCGCGGTATCCACCGCCGCCTGACGGCCACCGACCCGGAGACCGGCGAACGCTTCCGGATCGACGATCCCGAGCTGCTGCTGTGGGTGCACTGCGCGGAGATCGACTCCTACCTCTCCGTGGCCCGCCGCTCCGGCTACCCGCTGACCGACGCGCACGCCGACGCCTACGTCGACGAGCAGCGGGAAGCGGCCCGCCTGGTCGGCCTGGACCCGGCCGACGTGCCCGCCGACACCGCCGAACTCGCCCGCTACTTCGAGAAGGCCGAGCCCCTGCTCGCGACCACCCCCGAGGCCCACGACGTGCTGCGCTTCCTGAAGTCGCCGCCGGTGCCGGCCCCGCTGGTGCCGCTGCGGGCGGCGCTGTGGGGGACCCTGTCCGCCGCCGCCTACGCGGCTCTGCCGCCCTACGCGCACGCCCTCTACGGCACGCCCCCGCCCTCCGCGGCCGGCACCGACCGGCGGCTGCGCGCACTGGGCCGGCTGCTGCGCGCCGTCCCGGCCACGGGGCGCTGGCAACTGCCGCCGGGCCACATCCTCAAGGCCGTCGGACGGCTCGGCCCGGGCACCCACCCCTCGCCCCGCCGACTGCCGCCGCCACGAGCGGGGAGTTGA
- the dhaK gene encoding dihydroxyacetone kinase subunit DhaK: MKMLINVPETVVADALRGFAAVHTDLTVDVERQVIVRRGAPFEGKVGLVSGGGSGHEPLHGGFVGMGMLTAACPGEVFTSPVPDQMVRAAAAVDSGAGVLFIVKNYTGDVLNFDMAAELAEDEGVQISKVLVNDDVAVTDSLYTAGRRGTGATLFVEKLAGAAAEEGAPLEEVAAVARRVNEVSRSFGVALSACSTPSKGGPTFDLPEGELELGVGIHGEPGRERRAMMTSREIADAAVDAVVEDRRPEAPVLLLVNGMGATPLLELYGFAAEVHRALTERKVSVARFLVGNYVTSLDMAGASVTVCEADEELLRLWDAPVSTPALRWGC, translated from the coding sequence GTGAAGATGCTGATCAACGTGCCCGAGACGGTGGTCGCCGACGCGCTGCGGGGTTTCGCCGCGGTGCATACGGACCTGACGGTGGACGTCGAGCGCCAGGTGATCGTCCGCCGGGGCGCGCCCTTCGAGGGCAAGGTGGGGCTGGTGTCGGGGGGCGGCTCCGGGCATGAGCCCCTGCACGGCGGGTTCGTCGGGATGGGCATGCTGACCGCGGCCTGTCCCGGCGAGGTCTTCACATCCCCGGTGCCCGACCAGATGGTGCGGGCCGCCGCCGCGGTGGACAGCGGGGCCGGCGTGCTCTTCATCGTCAAGAACTACACCGGTGACGTGCTCAACTTCGACATGGCCGCCGAGCTGGCCGAGGACGAGGGCGTCCAGATATCCAAGGTGCTGGTCAACGACGACGTCGCGGTCACCGACAGCCTGTACACGGCGGGCCGGCGCGGTACCGGCGCGACGCTGTTCGTGGAGAAGCTGGCCGGCGCCGCCGCCGAGGAGGGCGCGCCGCTGGAGGAGGTCGCCGCCGTCGCCCGCCGGGTCAACGAGGTCTCCCGCAGCTTCGGTGTGGCGCTGAGCGCGTGCAGCACCCCTTCCAAGGGCGGCCCCACCTTCGACCTGCCGGAGGGCGAGCTGGAGCTGGGCGTCGGCATCCACGGCGAGCCGGGCCGCGAGCGCCGGGCCATGATGACCTCCCGCGAGATCGCGGACGCGGCGGTGGACGCCGTCGTCGAGGACCGCCGCCCCGAGGCGCCGGTCCTCCTTCTCGTCAACGGCATGGGCGCCACCCCGCTGCTGGAGCTGTACGGCTTCGCCGCCGAGGTGCACCGGGCGCTGACCGAACGCAAGGTGTCGGTCGCCCGCTTCCTGGTGGGCAACTACGTCACCTCGCTGGACATGGCGGGTGCCTCGGTCACGGTCTGCGAGGCGGACGAGGAGCTGCTGCGGCTGTGGGACGCGCCGGTGTCGACCCCGGCGCTGCGCTGGGGCTGCTGA
- a CDS encoding carboxymuconolactone decarboxylase family protein, translated as MVNTRASVDREAGYALMGRLAGPETVEGTLKSLESLAPGFADWIVTALFGGTYQREGLELRDRQIATLAALTALGGVEPQVDDHVRNSLRIGMEPREIVEVMVHLAPYIGVPRALAGLRVAAAVFKETGTDPGAGGGPADGATAPGDADRDTGEAAP; from the coding sequence GTGGTGAACACCCGGGCGAGCGTCGACCGCGAGGCCGGCTACGCGCTGATGGGCCGCCTCGCGGGACCCGAGACGGTGGAGGGCACCCTCAAGAGCCTGGAGAGCCTGGCCCCGGGCTTCGCCGACTGGATCGTCACCGCCCTCTTCGGCGGCACCTACCAGCGGGAGGGGCTGGAGCTGCGGGACCGGCAGATCGCCACGCTGGCCGCGCTCACCGCGCTCGGCGGGGTCGAGCCGCAGGTCGACGACCATGTGCGCAACTCGCTGCGGATCGGTATGGAGCCGCGCGAGATCGTCGAGGTGATGGTCCACCTCGCCCCCTACATCGGCGTCCCGAGAGCGCTGGCCGGGCTGCGGGTGGCCGCGGCCGTCTTCAAGGAAACGGGTACCGACCCGGGTGCGGGCGGCGGCCCGGCGGACGGCGCCACCGCACCGGGCGACGCGGACCGGGACACCGGCGAGGCGGCGCCGTGA
- the cpt gene encoding chloramphenicol phosphotransferase CPT yields MPVQVIVLNGGSSSGKSTLARALQVELRDPWLTFGTDTLVDALPPRLLAGGSGLLLGSGGEVAAGAEFRRLDAAWTRGLAEVARAGARLIVDEVFLGGADSQKRWRAALGDLEVLWVGVRCAPGTAAAREAARGDRATGMARGQAELVHRGVRYDLEVDTGTASTLECARVIAARVAAG; encoded by the coding sequence ATGCCCGTCCAGGTGATCGTCCTCAACGGCGGCTCCAGCTCCGGCAAGAGCACCCTCGCCCGCGCACTCCAGGTCGAACTGCGCGACCCCTGGCTCACGTTCGGCACCGACACCCTGGTGGACGCGCTGCCACCCAGGCTACTGGCGGGCGGTTCCGGGCTGCTCCTCGGCTCCGGCGGCGAGGTCGCCGCCGGAGCCGAGTTCCGCCGGCTGGACGCGGCCTGGACACGCGGCCTGGCCGAGGTCGCGCGGGCCGGGGCGCGGCTGATCGTCGACGAGGTCTTCCTCGGCGGCGCCGACTCCCAGAAGCGCTGGCGGGCCGCGCTGGGGGACTTGGAGGTGCTGTGGGTGGGCGTCCGCTGCGCCCCCGGGACCGCCGCCGCGCGCGAGGCCGCACGCGGCGACCGGGCCACCGGCATGGCGCGCGGCCAGGCGGAGCTGGTGCACCGGGGCGTCCGCTACGACCTGGAGGTCGACACCGGTACGGCGAGCACGCTGGAGTGCGCGCGGGTGATCGCGGCCCGCGTGGCGGCGGGCTGA
- a CDS encoding alpha/beta fold hydrolase, translating to MGEVTAYEVGGVRLVCEEEGPSGGPAVVLLHALGEDRTSWRSVTPALAADGWRTLALDQRGHGASDRPGEYAFEAMRDDVLGLLELLGLERAVFVAHSMGTVPASLAAMDRPHVVARLVLEEGPLPFPADPPRPVPQGPDGSARYDWRVVRDVARQRNAPPARHWDGLAEITAPTLVVAGGPRSHLRQDHLARVAARIPGSALTMLDAGHMVHDERPAEFLAVLRGFLGRPFATPGGA from the coding sequence ATGGGAGAGGTCACGGCGTACGAGGTCGGCGGGGTGCGGCTGGTGTGCGAGGAGGAGGGGCCTTCCGGCGGGCCCGCGGTGGTGCTGCTGCACGCGCTCGGTGAGGACCGCACCTCCTGGCGCTCCGTCACTCCCGCGCTGGCGGCTGACGGATGGCGCACGCTGGCCCTGGACCAGCGCGGCCACGGCGCCAGCGACCGCCCGGGGGAGTACGCCTTCGAGGCGATGCGCGACGACGTGCTGGGCCTGCTCGAACTGCTGGGTCTGGAGCGGGCGGTGTTCGTGGCGCACTCCATGGGCACCGTCCCTGCCTCGCTGGCCGCGATGGACCGGCCGCACGTGGTGGCCCGGCTGGTACTGGAGGAGGGGCCGCTGCCCTTCCCGGCCGACCCTCCGCGCCCGGTGCCGCAGGGGCCGGACGGTTCGGCCCGCTACGACTGGCGGGTGGTGCGCGACGTCGCCCGGCAGCGCAACGCCCCGCCCGCGCGGCACTGGGACGGCCTCGCGGAGATCACCGCGCCCACCCTGGTCGTCGCCGGCGGCCCGCGCAGCCACCTGCGCCAGGACCACCTCGCGCGCGTCGCCGCCCGCATCCCCGGCTCGGCGCTGACGATGCTGGACGCCGGACACATGGTCCACGACGAGCGGCCGGCGGAGTTCCTCGCGGTGCTGCGGGGGTTCCTGGGCCGCCCGTTCGCCACGCCGGGCGGGGCCTGA
- a CDS encoding phosphotriesterase family protein translates to MSAVRTVLGDIAPESLGTCDAHDHLFLRIPALRGQELDDPAAAAAELASYRELGGRGLAQWTPFGLGRRAGELPELSRAAGVHLIAATGLHQAAHYPPELLERLRAGGLAELFTSELTEGMFADDSPDGPRTAVRAGMIKVAGVFHGLDAHAREVMAAAAAAHHATGAPIGVHHEMGTAVADVLGLLHDDLGVPTGSIVLGHLNRFPDPGLHLELAASGAFLAFDGPSLANHPTDWRLLECLTALASAGHLGQLLLGGDTTTARARASTGGGPGLPYQLRVLRPRVARELGEDAAETVFTRNPARAFAADWR, encoded by the coding sequence GTGAGCGCGGTCCGTACCGTACTCGGGGACATCGCGCCGGAGTCCCTGGGCACCTGCGACGCGCACGACCACCTCTTCCTGCGCATCCCCGCACTCCGCGGCCAGGAACTCGACGACCCGGCGGCGGCCGCCGCCGAACTGGCCTCCTACCGGGAGCTGGGCGGCCGGGGGCTGGCGCAGTGGACGCCGTTCGGGCTGGGACGGCGGGCCGGGGAGCTGCCGGAGCTGTCCCGGGCGGCCGGGGTGCACCTGATCGCCGCGACGGGCCTGCACCAGGCCGCCCACTACCCGCCGGAGCTGCTGGAGCGGCTGAGGGCCGGCGGGCTGGCCGAGCTGTTCACCTCGGAGCTGACCGAGGGGATGTTCGCCGACGACAGCCCCGACGGTCCGCGTACCGCCGTCCGGGCCGGCATGATCAAGGTCGCCGGCGTGTTCCACGGTCTGGACGCCCACGCCCGCGAGGTGATGGCCGCCGCGGCGGCGGCCCACCACGCCACCGGTGCCCCGATCGGCGTCCACCACGAGATGGGCACCGCCGTGGCGGACGTGCTCGGTCTGCTCCACGACGACCTGGGCGTCCCCACCGGCAGCATCGTCCTGGGGCACCTCAACCGGTTCCCCGACCCCGGGCTGCACCTCGAACTGGCCGCGTCCGGCGCGTTCCTGGCCTTCGACGGCCCCTCCCTGGCCAACCACCCGACCGACTGGCGGCTGCTGGAGTGCCTGACCGCCCTGGCCTCGGCGGGGCATCTCGGACAGCTGCTGCTCGGCGGGGACACCACCACCGCGCGGGCGCGGGCCTCGACCGGCGGCGGCCCCGGCCTCCCCTACCAGCTGCGGGTGCTGCGCCCGCGGGTGGCCAGGGAGCTGGGCGAGGACGCCGCCGAGACGGTCTTCACGCGCAACCCCGCCCGTGCCTTCGCCGCCGACTGGCGCTGA
- a CDS encoding SDR family oxidoreductase, which produces MRVAVAGGTGLAGRHVAAALRDLGHDPVVLARSAGVDLLTGAGLDAALESVAAVVDVSNTTAVTRRAAVGFFDTAGRMLLDAERRAGVAHHVVLSIVGVDRVGLGYYRGKLRQERLAAAGPVPCTVLRATQFHEFPRQLLDRTPGPVAAVPKARVQPVAVREVGAALAELAVGPPLGVAPELAGPREEYLPDMVRGVARARGERRLVLPVPLPGAAGRAVAEGALLPSGRAARARQAFDEWLAEEAGRAALKRWTT; this is translated from the coding sequence ATGCGGGTGGCGGTGGCCGGCGGGACCGGCCTGGCCGGGCGGCACGTGGCCGCCGCGCTGCGGGACCTGGGCCACGATCCGGTGGTGCTGGCCCGCTCCGCGGGGGTCGACCTGCTCACCGGCGCCGGACTGGACGCCGCCCTGGAGTCGGTGGCGGCCGTGGTGGACGTCTCGAACACGACGGCGGTCACGCGCCGGGCGGCGGTCGGCTTCTTCGACACGGCCGGACGGATGCTGCTGGACGCCGAACGCCGTGCGGGCGTCGCGCACCACGTGGTCCTGTCGATCGTCGGCGTGGACCGGGTGGGCCTGGGCTACTACCGGGGCAAGCTGCGGCAGGAGCGGCTCGCCGCGGCGGGCCCGGTGCCGTGCACGGTGCTGCGGGCGACGCAGTTCCACGAGTTCCCCCGGCAGTTGCTGGACCGGACGCCGGGGCCGGTGGCCGCGGTCCCGAAGGCCCGGGTGCAGCCGGTGGCGGTGCGCGAGGTGGGCGCCGCCCTCGCCGAACTGGCCGTCGGACCGCCGCTGGGAGTCGCGCCGGAGCTGGCGGGGCCCCGTGAGGAGTACCTGCCGGACATGGTGCGCGGAGTGGCGCGGGCACGCGGCGAGCGCCGCCTGGTGCTGCCGGTACCGCTGCCGGGCGCGGCGGGCCGGGCGGTCGCGGAGGGCGCGCTGCTGCCGTCCGGGCGGGCGGCGAGGGCCCGGCAGGCGTTCGACGAGTGGCTGGCGGAGGAGGCGGGCCGCGCCGCGCTCAAGCGGTGGACGACGTGA
- the dhaL gene encoding dihydroxyacetone kinase subunit DhaL — translation MNATPDAPVDAALMRRWLETAAAVLDREAAHLTDLDSPIGDADHGTNMRRGFQAARSAVEQEPPQTPGAVLVATGRQLISSVGGASGPLYGTLLRRAGKELGDAAAVDGAALRDALRAGVAGVAQLGGAAAGDKTMLDALLPAVDAMGAALDDGGGTAAALAAAASAADEGALATVPLRARKGRASYLGERSVGHQDPGATSAALLLNALADTVQEAAV, via the coding sequence ATGAACGCCACCCCCGACGCCCCCGTGGACGCGGCGCTGATGCGCCGCTGGCTGGAGACGGCCGCCGCGGTGCTCGACCGAGAAGCCGCGCACCTGACCGATCTGGACTCCCCCATAGGCGACGCCGATCACGGCACCAACATGCGGCGCGGCTTCCAGGCCGCGCGTTCGGCCGTCGAGCAGGAGCCGCCGCAGACGCCCGGCGCGGTCCTCGTGGCGACCGGGCGGCAGCTGATCAGCTCGGTCGGCGGCGCCTCCGGCCCGCTGTACGGCACGCTGCTGCGGCGCGCGGGCAAGGAGCTCGGCGACGCGGCGGCCGTGGACGGCGCGGCGCTGCGGGACGCGCTGCGGGCCGGCGTGGCCGGGGTGGCCCAGCTCGGCGGCGCGGCGGCCGGCGACAAGACCATGCTCGACGCGCTGCTGCCCGCCGTGGACGCGATGGGCGCCGCGCTCGACGACGGCGGCGGCACCGCGGCCGCGCTGGCCGCCGCCGCGAGCGCCGCCGACGAGGGCGCGCTGGCCACCGTCCCGCTGCGGGCCCGCAAGGGCCGCGCCAGCTACCTGGGCGAGCGCAGCGTGGGCCACCAGGACCCGGGGGCGACCTCGGCGGCCCTGCTGCTGAACGCCCTGGCCGACACCGTGCAGGAGGCCGCCGTATGA
- the crcB gene encoding fluoride efflux transporter CrcB — translation MNWLLVIAGAVVGAPLRYLTDRAVQSRHDTAFPWGTFLVNVSGCTLLGFLSGATTAGAISSHLVLLLGTGLCGAFTTYSTFSYETLRLAESGARLQAAVNAVGIVAAGLGAAFTGAAVAQALWQ, via the coding sequence GTGAACTGGCTGCTGGTGATCGCGGGCGCCGTGGTCGGAGCCCCGCTGCGGTACCTCACCGACCGCGCGGTGCAGTCCCGCCACGACACCGCCTTCCCCTGGGGAACCTTCCTGGTGAACGTCTCGGGCTGCACCCTCCTGGGCTTCCTCAGCGGCGCCACCACCGCGGGCGCCATCTCCTCGCACCTGGTGCTGCTGCTCGGCACCGGCCTGTGCGGCGCCTTCACCACCTACTCGACCTTCTCCTACGAGACGTTGCGACTCGCCGAGAGCGGCGCCCGCCTACAGGCGGCGGTGAACGCCGTCGGCATTGTGGCGGCGGGGCTGGGCGCGGCCTTCACCGGCGCGGCGGTCGCCCAGGCGCTCTGGCAGTAG